The sequence below is a genomic window from Scatophagus argus isolate fScaArg1 chromosome 8, fScaArg1.pri, whole genome shotgun sequence.
CCCAGCCCTGTCTGAGCCTACACCTCATCCAGCCCAGGCCCCTCACACTGCTTTATCTCAGCTCCTTTGACAGCATGCCGAGGAGAGAACCTTTTAAAACCTTGATAACAGGGCATGACATGGAAAGTGAATCCAGGTTGGGTTCAGTGGTCTCTCTTGACAGTGGAGAAGTAGACattgagagagagtgagagagaaagcatctttcaaatgcaaaagaaGTCAGTGCctgtgaattttgttttgtgctgcagagagaagaTTGAGGAATCGCTTCTGCAGGAGGCAGACTGCGTTTCTAACCTCTTGGAGCTTTTGTTTGGTTGCTTAGCAAGTGCTGGCTCCACATTCAAAAAGTCTCTAATGAGCATCATACATTCTGATAGCACTGCACAAGAtggattgtttttaataacCTGTGTTTGATTGCAATGTAGTTTTCCTTTTTAGATGTGAACTTGAGGTTTGACATGACCAAATGAGGGCTGGAACAACAACATTTGACCCATATTCACCATGTAGTGCAGGATGGAACTGTTCCCATCAGACGTGTGATCTTGTATTTTTCTCACGCTGAGAGAGTGGAGAAGTCGGGTATCTGCAGTCCATTAATATCCTTGTCAGCTCTCGCAGTGTTCATCTGTGGCTGCTTCTCACACAGCACAGCCCACCAAGGTCACTGAGGGAGTAAGGAACAGAGAAATGTGTCGCCTACAGAGGAGACATACAGTGGATGAGCGTACCCATCGTCAGTCCACcccacaaaacaaatgcattcagTAAACCACATACTAAACACTTCAAAAGCTTGTGACTAACTCTTTCAGCCAGGACTGGATTGATGTTAAAGAAGATAATACACAGAAAAGATGATGTGATTGTGTTGTGATAATAATCTTTTTCAAGAGAATGACCCTGTTCGTTCCTGCCTCACAGTAAGCATATGCTGAAAAGTGTTTGAACAAACTGTACAGGCTGTAGAGCAGCTGTTGTGTAGCtacctgaaacaaacaaatgggtGTAGTAATTTAGGATCGTTGGTAAAGCTCATAAAATTGACAGTTTAAGCACAAACTCATCTGAGGTTGATTATTACACTTTGCATCAGCGGTCTAAATGAACTTTTTAATAATAGACTCTTGACTGTGAAGCTACCTCAGCAGCACATTGGACCCCCAGTCATAAAATGGATCCCAACTTTACAAACGTCCCATACATCAGTGTTGGTCACCGCATGCCAACTGAGTGTGTATTGTCCTCTGGAAAGGTGTTTGCCCTGTAATTCGACTCAGCTGGAACAATTACCTGCTAAGATAATAATCCAAGATAACATGATTAGGTGGCCTATGTGCAGACGATAACCAACGCACAGTCCAGCACTGGAATGAATtacagaaatagaaaatgttttttgcatgtTTACATTATGGTCAGGTTTTGCGGTCAGGGCCAGGTCCACTCAGTGAAATCTAGCtttgatattgtttttataAAGGCTGGGTTTAGGTAATGGAAAATTGCCTCATTGAGAAATTACGTTTTGGAGCTGACATGCCTGAGAATGTGACTGTGGGAGTCCCAGAGGGAAAACGGGCCCCTGGGAATACTGGTGACCTCCAGACAACATAAATCCTGCCGGGCACAGCAGATTTCTCAGGGCACATTTACTTTGTTGATGTCTGGGAACAGGCCGATGTTGGGAAGATAGGCTGAAGTGTGTACTGCACTGTGTTGCCCACAGCAGTCTGTTATAGTTGAACATCATAATTAGCACTCCTGTGTGAACTTAGATCTATTGGGCCCCCTTCATGGCCCCCTTCCTGATACAAGGGCATAAATGGTGTTGTCTTCAACTCTTCATGAGATCAGTAGATCAGTTAAAGTTCAGAATTCGTTTTTATGTTCTGAAGGAGTTGCAGCAGTTTAGACAAGGCAGAGGGTGACGCTTGCTCATATCACCACTCCATTTAATAAAAACTAAGATAGGAAAGGGTCATTGTTCGTTTCTGTGTGCATCTCAGGACCACTACCGTGGACAAACAGCAGCGCCTCGAGGAAAATCCGAAGAACAAACAGGCAACAGTCTGAATCACTCGTGGAATCATAAGACTGAGTGCAGGAGACGTGTGTAGGGGGGTCTAACAGCAGGGGAGGAGCAAAATGTTTACTCATGTCAGTCATTAAGGCAGTAAATATTGTTGGGTGGTACTTTGATCCGATTTGCTTTGAAGGAGAAGTAGAGCACAGTATAAAGCGTGAGAAGACCTGAAATAAGACAGCTGCATAGGACTCTGCAGCAAAGCACCTTAGTGTTACATAAGCCTTGCTTCTGCATCAGTGGTTTTTGCACCCTTGACTGCAGTCTTTTTGGGTTTCAGACCAGACCCGAGTGagttctgtgtatgtgtgtctggtGGTTGGAGTGAGGTGGGGGTGAAAGGAAATACAATGAGGGTGGTCAGAAAGTGAAAGTTTACTGCCGCAGTGTGCCAGCCTCACAGAGGCTGGGAACCCAGCAAGGTGTGGGAGAGTTTTACACAGCCATTTTTAAATCCTTCTCACCTCCCTACAGCCCACACACACCAACTTACACTCCAACGCCCACAGAAATCTCCATACACGCTGTTGACGTACTTAGCCTTCACACATAATCTCCATGCTGAGGGGAAATAAACTCATCTCCCtcttttcatacacacacacatgctcacacacttgTTTCTTTTGCTAACTTCTGTCTGCCGCCAACACACATCTTTCAGTAAACAAGACCGCCTGTGTTACACGTTCTGCTCCTTTATGTACACAGCCGTCTCTTACTCTTTCTCAGCctgttttcatcacatcaaATCACATGAAGATCCataaaagacagacacaaatacattaACTGCTTAATAatccttttttattattgtgttgaCTAAGTTTCTTTCAGATCGTGTCTTAAAGGCCGCGAGATCGGTGTATAGTGTCATGATCGAGAGGAACCCCGGTCTGATCCGAGACAGAAAATATCACCTCAAAACATACAGGTACCCACACTGGGGGTGTGACGTCCTCCATTTTAACAACGTGACAGTCTTAGCAAATTACTCTCAAATTCTCATACTGAATTTCTTCCACAGACAATGTTCTTCTGGTAAGGAACTTGTCGATTGGCTGATGAAACAAAACGAATGCCTGCAATCGAGAAGCCAGGCAGTTGGAATGTGGCAGGTCCTGGTAGATGAAGGAATCCTTGTTCATGGTAAGAACTAAAGGGCTTGGATGTGCATCCCAAAAGCAACCAAAAATAAGAACACATTAACATATTTGTCAAGGGCTGGGCGAACTCAAAACTTGTGGAATACTTCCACAAGCAGTTCAGTCATATTCTGGTATTTTTTTAATACGTTCCTCCTGATAATAATGTCTCAGGCTGAAAGCGGCAGCTTCCAAGAAGTGCTTGAGTAGCCTGGAATCTGGTGACTGAGCCTGCCAGGGCAtatgtttcacagttttgttcTCTGTCAAGTATTCACTAACCACTCATGCTCTTTATTTTGGGAATTGTCTTCCCAGAAGAGAACACTCCAATCAGGGTATAAACGCTTCATCATCAAATGAAGGGCATCACTCAGAATAGATTTGCACATATTTCCATGGATCTGGTCATTCTGGAGTTTTCTAAAGTTACTGCATTACAATACACTCTCCTTAAGGTCAATATATACTCatttagttcttttttttaactaatcCATGTTTTTGTATCTCATATTTATGTGATCACCGTATCTCTAAAGGTTCCCACTCTGAGTTACATTTGGGTCTCATTaattgttttcctcctctgtgcctGAATCAAGTGAAGCATGAGTTGAACTTCCATGACAAGGACACTCAGTTCTACCGCTTCCAGGACTCTGAGTGCAGCCTGAACCACATAACAAATGAGAAGGACTCGGAGGACGAGCTGCAGGAGGCCCTGTCGCTACTGTCTCAGCTGGGGCCTGATGCTCTGCTCACTATGATTCTACGCAAATGGTCAGTATGTGGAGCCTTCATATGAAAACCTTGGTTAGTTACTTCCTTTTCGTAGTTATCATATATGACGCCTCTATAAGGTTCATACAGTCTTTCAGAGGAACCGGCACAGTTGGATTTTGTCATCAAAGTTGCAAGGTTTTAAGTTCATGTGTGGTTGATTTCCTGAACTCCCCTGTTTGTAGCCCCAGTCAGAGGAGTGCTGAGGACCTGGAGGTCATCTACGAGGAGCTGCTCCATGTCAAGGCTGCCGCTCATCTCTCCACCTCTGTCAGTCACTATTACCCACTGCTCTTTATATCAGTGTTCTTATGATGTagatatgtttttaatgtgattgCTTTGtcttaaaaacagttttaaagacAGAGTTTTTTTATGCAGGAGAGTGAAACAGCCAAGCAATTATATTGTAGTTTGAAAGTTTTACTttgatgtgacagaaaaaaaactcatttcAATCTGAATTATCCATAAAACCCTTGACATTGTTtgctaaataaagaaaatgtttctgatgCATTTAGAACAATAGCTACTAATAGTCGTTAATCAACCAAACTTTGCATCCAGTTTCTGCTGATTCTCAAACTACACTGACCAAAGAACCATAACCATAACAatcaaacaatgaaaacaagagATTTCAATGCAGCTGAGTCTTATTTACTGCTGTGCCTGTAGGTGCGTAAGGAGCTGGCAGCAGTGCTGGTCTTTGAATCACATGCCAAGGCCGGAACagtctgtgagtgtgacagCTTTGCTGACGTTTCAGTTTGGGTGATAGAGAGCCTTGCTTCAGTGTGTAGCTGAACCATCCTGCAGTGTGTTGCCTCTTAACATCCTCTTAAACACGACGCACCTTTATATCATCTCCACTAAATCACGCACAACTTCGGGGCCTGTTCAAACATCCTCATGTCATGATTGACTCATTACTTCAGTGGAGGTAATCAGATcaccctgtgtgtttttgctcttcccgtctctcactctgtccatCTTGAAGATGAAAGTCATACATGCGTAATAAAGCCCATTGTATAAATGTGCCCCGTAAATCTTCATGCTGTGTGTAAGTGACTGATGTCAGtgctgatgatgtgtttttgtgatgcaGTGTTCAGTCAGGGGGACAAAGGCACTTCTTGGTACATCATCTGGAAAGGGTCTGTCAATGTGATCACACATGGAAAGGTAAATCCATTCATTCTCTGGGtgcaaaaaataacattaacagATCTCTTAGTCGTCACTGCTGCAGTGCCTTGTTATTTAGAATTGGATGCCAGTATAACGTACTGACAGCACTGTGTGCGTGCAGGGCCTGGTAACTACGCTACACGAGGGCGAGGACTTTGGACAGTTGGCTTTGCTGAATGATGCACCTCGTGCTGCCACCATCATCTTGAGGGAAGACAACTGCCATTTCCTCCGTGTTGATAAGCAGGACTTTATACGCATCCTCAAGGTGCGTCTGAGCAGCTTATTATTGTATGTTGCCACGTATTTAAGGCAATATGTCATTGCTTAAATACTGCAGttcttatttctctgtgtgtatcaCCAGATAGAATAAATATGCACCGGACCAGGTCGTTACCcacatctgtttttcttgtgcttTAGGATGTTGAAGCCAATACAGTGCGGCTTGAAGAGCATGGGAAAACTGTGCTGGTGCTGGAGAAGAGCACCGACTTGGCTGAGCAGGGAGGAGCAGGAAACTGCAGCAAGTGAGAAACTCTGACCAACACACCTCTGAGACAATACAGCAGTcattttacatgcacatttattGTCATTCAGACACTTTACCTGGGTGTGGTCTGATACTGTATGACACCAATAACACTGCCACTGGTCATTATAACACAGTTAGTTTGCGTTAGTATACAGACCTTTCATTTTTAAGATTGTAATAATGGACTGTAATCTGACAGCCAGAAAAGAAATGGACTTCAACCCTGCCTTGTTGAAGACTCGTTATCAGTCTTGAAGTGTTTTAGCAAACATAAAATTGAATTAACATGATGTCGACCTCCCATGCTTAACCTCGTTGCTCTCTTCACTTGCCCGACAAACTACAATCATCTCCTTTTTGTTCCATCTATTTTTTCCAAACAACCAAGATTTACTATCCGAGGAGCCCGACCGTTACTACATTTTTGTACCTGATGTCATTGGGCAAGGGGCCATCAATTTGAGTTATGAAAGTTATGACGTAGATTCAGTTTGTGCTGGAAGGCAAGCCATTTTATAGTTCAACAGTAAACATATGATCTGTAATTGATCCAACACTGCCGTCTACTCATGATTTGTTATTGGCATTTTGCCAAGCGTCATAAACACCAGGACAGGAGCCTGCAGGACAAACTGTGCAACAAATACATCAGCTTGTCAATATCCATGCAAACCAATaatcaagtaaataaaataagatggTTCTCACTTTTTCACACACGTCACCTGTAAATTGTGTTTGGAGCTGACTAGCAATTGTTATCAATCTAACATATTAAATTAAGTTGGGTTAACACAAAGCACCACTGTGTCTAAGAACAGTATCACCATATTGTTCATTTGGTGTTGTGCAGTCACCCTTAGAATAACAGTAATAAGGAATCACTGAAGTAGTTTATATCTATAGAAACACAAAAGGTTTCCTTCAGTGTTGGGAAAAATTATCTGctctgtttcttcctgtcttcttaTGTGCTCCGTGCAGGTACACAGTCATGTCAGGAACACCTGAGAAAATCCTGGAACACCTGCTGGAAACAATAAAGTTGGACTCTAATGGAAGTGACTCTATAGGTGGGAGCCTGCAGCCATCCTCTTGCTTATTCCTCCTTTTTATCGAGTGACTGAAAGTGATTGGATTTCGGTCAGCTAATCAGTCAACCGtgtgttgttgtgatgtttGTCTCCCTGTAGATCCCTTTGTGAGCGACTTTCTTCTCACCCACAAAGTCTTCATGCCCTGCAGCCAGCTGTGTCCTGCACTACAGCACCAATATCCTGTGATGGGCAACAATAATACAaagtgatgaggaggatgatgatcaCAGTTTTCACACAGCATTTAGTTAGTTAGTAAATTTTATTCTGCTGACACACAATAGTGAGTAATCATTTTGTAAAGATTTTTATGTTACGCCCTTTAACCGTCCTGGCACATACCAGGCAGAGCTCTCTGAGGGTTCAGATCAGGAGAAGGATTCCTACATTCTCACAAGAAAGCAGAAGGTAGTGAAGCTGATTGGCCAGTGGGTGGCGCTGTATGGCCTTCTGCTGAAAGAGGACCCCATTGCCATGGACTTTCTGGAGGTGAGTTTGCAGACTTCACTCTTCACTGTGGACTGGAATATTTCCATTGGATTTTAAgatcatatgttttatttatgaattaatGAATCAATAAttatatttctgcttttttaacCTTTGCCGAGACAGAGGTTGAAGAAAGAGGTGGCAGCTGATTTTCGTCTGTCCAGCCTGCTGAAAGAACAGTTTCGGGAAAGGAGGAGAGCAAAAGTGTAAATTGTCTATATCATCATTCCTCCCAATTTTTACAAGTCATAAATGTTGTAGCATGTAGTCTAACATTGTTTCAATGTCACTACAGATTGGAGAATGGATATCAGTCACTGAGCAGGGTGAGCATCTTcacaatttttttgtgttttcagatgacAGCTGGGCGCAGAATATTAATATCAGAgatacattttaatgtgaaaacagtttgtatGTCATGCTGCTGGCATCGGCCAGTTTAATGTCACCGACTTGCTGAGTCACTCTGATGCTTTCCACAGAACCAGCAGTTTGATTGGTTTTTAAGTTGTGAGGAACCAGTTGGGAGGTTACAACCAATCAGAGCGCAAGATAAAGGtgagtaaacaaaaacaaataaaacattaggaatactgtgtgtgtacatgcacatgaaTGAACTTAACTTGCTTTGACTTATGCCGCTGTTGCAACATAGCTGAACTTAGATGAGCTCATGTATCTGTGGGTGTTGTTTATGAGTAACACGCATCACCACACATCATTTACTCGCGTCATCAATCGGCGTATCAGCGTATCTTGGCTTCTGTCCCTTCTCGGTGCAGTGCTGTATGAGATCTACAGGCCAGACAACAAGGCTCTCACTCTGATGCTCCCAGTGAACACATCCGTACAGGACGTGATGTCAGCAATCGTCAAACCAGGCGGAGATCACATCCTGGTCAAAATGAACTCCACGGGAGGTGGGATAGAGTTGTTGATCACACAACTTTTGCATAGAtatcttttatttaaattgcCATTTCCTGAAAATTAGTTTTTGATGTGCGCCCACAGAAAGAGCTCAGCTGAAGCTGGATGCTACTGCGGTCTTCACAGCACTGGGACACAACGAGagactgttcatctgcacaAGCAGCCAAGTGGAACAGCTGGTGAGCACCAGTTTTTTAGTATAACATTAATACAGGAAATGTCATCCCTTCAgacatattttcattattattattaattatggTGCATACAGTTTAGACTGGTGGTTTAGTTCAAAGCAGTTTAAGCCATCAAAGGCCATCAATTTCCTACCTTTTaattgtctttgtttctctgtctctttctcctaGACGCCCCTGAAGGAGCAGCAGGGTCCAGAGCGAGGAACATCTGACATCCTGGAACAAATGGGCTCCAAAGACGTCGCCAGCGAACTCACCAATTATGACTGGGAACTGTTCAATGCCATGCACGAGGTGACAACCACAGCATGAACAAGGACGGTTACCAAACAAAGAGGAAATTGCTTACCTACACTTCAAATGCCTTATCTGAACTGAGCTCCAGTAATCTGTTATATCTCCATCATGTCATCAAGTAAAGCCAAAACTGAAACCAGCATTCAGACATCAACTGATTTCTACAAAGGACTCAgtatctgataaaaaaaaaaaaaaatctttctgagTCATGCTCCTTACAGCCATAGATCATCTGGACCTCTGGTATCAACTTCCTGCATACTTTGCATGTTTATGAATGAAATCACATTCAAAGAGTCACCTGTAAAAACTGGCGCCTCTTTGATAtccagatttgtttttcactcactTGTGACTCAATGTCTCGACATCTACAGGTGGAGCTTGTCTACTACATATTCGGTCGTCATAAATTCCCAGGAGCCATCACTGCTAACCTGGAGCGGTTTGTGCGTCGCTTCAATGAGGTGCAGCATTGGGTGGTGACCGAACTGTGCCTCTGTGAGGACCTGGTGAAACGAGCCGTGCTGCTCAAGAAGTTCATAAAGATTGCTGCAGTGTAAGTTAGTTACATAAAACCTTAGTCATGTTTTAATGACAGTGAAGCTCAGTCAGTCCAccgctttggtccagactgaaataccTTAACGATCATTGGATGTATTCGTaatccccagaggatgaatcttacTGATTTTGGTGATCCGCACTTTTTCAcgctgtttatttttctaatctCTTTTGTGATACTCAGATTGTTATTTGCCCAACACTTTAGTTAATAACCAAATTCCTTTGCAATTATGATCATTCAGTGGAGCCATGAGATCGAGTTCCCACCAGACTCTTATCATgagcagctgtcaatcatgatgtcacacatgatgtttttttatagAATCAAGTAACCAAATAatccaaacttatcagaaaatgAAGGGTACGGTCACAAATGCGCCAAATTAAAGAATCACATGAGCAGATTTGCGTCTGTGGTTCATGTGGAGTTTTCTGTTGAAATTTGATGTTAATTTTGCCTCGGCAGGCGCTGGTCACATCCCagatttgtgcatgtgtgaccgTGCCCTCATACTGTCACACTGTTGATTGTGTTAGCTAGTCTTGTATGCATGCAGTATCTTTAAAACCTGAAACCCAGTTGTTCATAGCCACGTGTCCTCCCTGTCACAGATTAAAGGAGCAAAAGAATCTCAATTCATTCTTCGCCGTGATGTTCGGATTGAGCaacagtgcagtgcagaggCTTTACAAGACCTGGGAGGTGAGAAATACACAATGCAGTGTTTATAATGACATTAAATGTTGTGTCACCATTTACTAAACAATAACTTTGgtaatttgcatgttttttatcTATTACAGAGAATCCCCAgcaagacaaaaagaatttACTGTGCTTATGAGAGGTTGATGGTACGTTAGTGTGTGGTTTAATTTCAATGCATTTCATAAATGTGCTGTTCCACTATAGTCATCCTACTTCTTAACATTCAAAGGCAACCTACAGAATTTCCTGTTAATTGAGACATAAAGTGTTAAAATGatgcagtgtttattttctaCTCCTGTTAGGATCCCTCACGCAACCACAGGGCCTACAGACTGGCCGTGGCCAAACTCAGTCCTCCCTACATCCCCTTCATGCCACTCCTCATCAAAGGTAACACATGTCACAGTGTCACCCAAAAATCATGAGATGTGAATCTCATGTAAGCTAATTCACTTATCactgacttgtttttctgttccaaATGTGCAGACATGACATTCATCAACGAGGGAAATCCAAATTATGTAGACAAATTGGTCAATTTTGAGAAACTGGTaagataaaatttaaaaaaaagaaacatttttgtttctttgctcagtttgattgtttttgattGACTTAAAATGTTTCCTTGTCTTTCAATTCTCACAGCGCATGATTGCCAAGACAGTGAAAATTGTACGAGGATGCAGGAGCCAGCCTTACGGTAAGTGATCCAGTTACGTTTGTCAGAATCTCAGACACAGCACAAAGAAGGGTTTACCGTGGTTTGGGGTATGAATGACGCACATGAAAATTATCCAAAATAAGctcctgtttttctgcagtgccATCATCTCCACAGAGGGGCCTGGCAGACCGCATGTTTCTGGAATCGCCTGCTACCCGCCTGTCTACATGTAAGCTACATCTGCCTTAACATTAACTGCTGTATCCAGATGTAGTGTGTACGCTAAAGAGTTTCTTCTTACATTAGTCCTTTTTCAATCACATTAAATCACATATTCCTCTCATCCAGACTCAGACCACGCCCTTCCTCTGCGGAGTCCCAGCAACATCCGACACTACCTTCAGAACCTGAAGGTGATCG
It includes:
- the rapgef3 gene encoding rap guanine nucleotide exchange factor 3 isoform X4, which codes for MENLVESICSPPRRCTPEMGETPLPEALNSKDTMKQFLSDRVLKAARSVYSVMIERNPGLIRDRKYHLKTYRQCSSGKELVDWLMKQNECLQSRSQAVGMWQVLVDEGILVHVKHELNFHDKDTQFYRFQDSECSLNHITNEKDSEDELQEALSLLSQLGPDALLTMILRKCPSQRSAEDLEVIYEELLHVKAAAHLSTSVRKELAAVLVFESHAKAGTVLFSQGDKGTSWYIIWKGSVNVITHGKGLVTTLHEGEDFGQLALLNDAPRAATIILREDNCHFLRVDKQDFIRILKDVEANTVRLEEHGKTVLVLEKSTDLAEQGGAGNCSKYTVMSGTPEKILEHLLETIKLDSNGSDSIDPFVSDFLLTHKVFMPCSQLCPALQHQYQAELSEGSDQEKDSYILTRKQKVVKLIGQWVALYGLLLKEDPIAMDFLERLKKEVAADFRLSSLLKEQFRERRRAKVLENGYQSLSRNQQFDWFLSCEEPVGRLQPIRAQDKVLYEIYRPDNKALTLMLPVNTSVQDVMSAIVKPGGDHILVKMNSTGERAQLKLDATAVFTALGHNERLFICTSSQVEQLTPLKEQQGPERGTSDILEQMGSKDVASELTNYDWELFNAMHEVELVYYIFGRHKFPGAITANLERFVRRFNEVQHWVVTELCLCEDLVKRAVLLKKFIKIAAVLKEQKNLNSFFAVMFGLSNSAVQRLYKTWERIPSKTKRIYCAYERLMDPSRNHRAYRLAVAKLSPPYIPFMPLLIKDMTFINEGNPNYVDKLVNFEKLRMIAKTVKIVRGCRSQPYVPSSPQRGLADRMFLESPATRLSTYSDHALPLRSPSNIRHYLQNLKVIDNQRKLTQLSRTIEC
- the rapgef3 gene encoding rap guanine nucleotide exchange factor 3 isoform X3, with product MHLFRSHNYQVFPDRYSVETPTIRGISWTPLPEALNSKDTMKQFLSDRVLKAARSVYSVMIERNPGLIRDRKYHLKTYRQCSSGKELVDWLMKQNECLQSRSQAVGMWQVLVDEGILVHVKHELNFHDKDTQFYRFQDSECSLNHITNEKDSEDELQEALSLLSQLGPDALLTMILRKCPSQRSAEDLEVIYEELLHVKAAAHLSTSVRKELAAVLVFESHAKAGTVLFSQGDKGTSWYIIWKGSVNVITHGKGLVTTLHEGEDFGQLALLNDAPRAATIILREDNCHFLRVDKQDFIRILKDVEANTVRLEEHGKTVLVLEKSTDLAEQGGAGNCSKYTVMSGTPEKILEHLLETIKLDSNGSDSIDPFVSDFLLTHKVFMPCSQLCPALQHQYQAELSEGSDQEKDSYILTRKQKVVKLIGQWVALYGLLLKEDPIAMDFLERLKKEVAADFRLSSLLKEQFRERRRAKVLENGYQSLSRNQQFDWFLSCEEPVGRLQPIRAQDKVLYEIYRPDNKALTLMLPVNTSVQDVMSAIVKPGGDHILVKMNSTGERAQLKLDATAVFTALGHNERLFICTSSQVEQLTPLKEQQGPERGTSDILEQMGSKDVASELTNYDWELFNAMHEVELVYYIFGRHKFPGAITANLERFVRRFNEVQHWVVTELCLCEDLVKRAVLLKKFIKIAAVLKEQKNLNSFFAVMFGLSNSAVQRLYKTWERIPSKTKRIYCAYERLMDPSRNHRAYRLAVAKLSPPYIPFMPLLIKDMTFINEGNPNYVDKLVNFEKLRMIAKTVKIVRGCRSQPYVPSSPQRGLADRMFLESPATRLSTYSDHALPLRSPSNIRHYLQNLKVIDNQRKLTQLSRTIEC
- the rapgef3 gene encoding rap guanine nucleotide exchange factor 3 isoform X1, with amino-acid sequence MQSYISVLGFGQLAHRQTDTVQAILTMENLVESICSPPRRCTPEMGETPLPEALNSKDTMKQFLSDRVLKAARSVYSVMIERNPGLIRDRKYHLKTYRQCSSGKELVDWLMKQNECLQSRSQAVGMWQVLVDEGILVHVKHELNFHDKDTQFYRFQDSECSLNHITNEKDSEDELQEALSLLSQLGPDALLTMILRKCPSQRSAEDLEVIYEELLHVKAAAHLSTSVRKELAAVLVFESHAKAGTVLFSQGDKGTSWYIIWKGSVNVITHGKGLVTTLHEGEDFGQLALLNDAPRAATIILREDNCHFLRVDKQDFIRILKDVEANTVRLEEHGKTVLVLEKSTDLAEQGGAGNCSKYTVMSGTPEKILEHLLETIKLDSNGSDSIDPFVSDFLLTHKVFMPCSQLCPALQHQYQAELSEGSDQEKDSYILTRKQKVVKLIGQWVALYGLLLKEDPIAMDFLERLKKEVAADFRLSSLLKEQFRERRRAKVLENGYQSLSRNQQFDWFLSCEEPVGRLQPIRAQDKVLYEIYRPDNKALTLMLPVNTSVQDVMSAIVKPGGDHILVKMNSTGERAQLKLDATAVFTALGHNERLFICTSSQVEQLTPLKEQQGPERGTSDILEQMGSKDVASELTNYDWELFNAMHEVELVYYIFGRHKFPGAITANLERFVRRFNEVQHWVVTELCLCEDLVKRAVLLKKFIKIAAVLKEQKNLNSFFAVMFGLSNSAVQRLYKTWERIPSKTKRIYCAYERLMDPSRNHRAYRLAVAKLSPPYIPFMPLLIKDMTFINEGNPNYVDKLVNFEKLRMIAKTVKIVRGCRSQPYVPSSPQRGLADRMFLESPATRLSTYSDHALPLRSPSNIRHYLQNLKVIDNQRKLTQLSRTIEC
- the rapgef3 gene encoding rap guanine nucleotide exchange factor 3 isoform X2, with amino-acid sequence MTPRRSKLDTVQAILTMENLVESICSPPRRCTPEMGETPLPEALNSKDTMKQFLSDRVLKAARSVYSVMIERNPGLIRDRKYHLKTYRQCSSGKELVDWLMKQNECLQSRSQAVGMWQVLVDEGILVHVKHELNFHDKDTQFYRFQDSECSLNHITNEKDSEDELQEALSLLSQLGPDALLTMILRKCPSQRSAEDLEVIYEELLHVKAAAHLSTSVRKELAAVLVFESHAKAGTVLFSQGDKGTSWYIIWKGSVNVITHGKGLVTTLHEGEDFGQLALLNDAPRAATIILREDNCHFLRVDKQDFIRILKDVEANTVRLEEHGKTVLVLEKSTDLAEQGGAGNCSKYTVMSGTPEKILEHLLETIKLDSNGSDSIDPFVSDFLLTHKVFMPCSQLCPALQHQYQAELSEGSDQEKDSYILTRKQKVVKLIGQWVALYGLLLKEDPIAMDFLERLKKEVAADFRLSSLLKEQFRERRRAKVLENGYQSLSRNQQFDWFLSCEEPVGRLQPIRAQDKVLYEIYRPDNKALTLMLPVNTSVQDVMSAIVKPGGDHILVKMNSTGERAQLKLDATAVFTALGHNERLFICTSSQVEQLTPLKEQQGPERGTSDILEQMGSKDVASELTNYDWELFNAMHEVELVYYIFGRHKFPGAITANLERFVRRFNEVQHWVVTELCLCEDLVKRAVLLKKFIKIAAVLKEQKNLNSFFAVMFGLSNSAVQRLYKTWERIPSKTKRIYCAYERLMDPSRNHRAYRLAVAKLSPPYIPFMPLLIKDMTFINEGNPNYVDKLVNFEKLRMIAKTVKIVRGCRSQPYVPSSPQRGLADRMFLESPATRLSTYSDHALPLRSPSNIRHYLQNLKVIDNQRKLTQLSRTIEC